TGGAGGCGGCGCTGGCGGGCGCATGGCGTATTCCTGCGACCACGGTGATTGAACTGGTGGTCAACGACACCGACGGCGCGCAAACCCTGCAACAGCTCCTGGCGCAGGTAAGCCATCTATGATCCTGCACGCGCAGGCAAGAGACGCACAGCCAGGTTCTCCCTGGCTGGTTTTTCTTCACGGCTTTTCGGGGGACGGCCAGGAGTGGCTGACGGTCGGCGAGCAGCTTACGCGTTTTTCCCGGCTGTATGTCGACTTACCCGGTCACGGCGGATCGGCGGATATTCGCGTCAGCGGATTTGCCGATGTCATTGCCTTACTGCGCAATACTCTTCTTAGTTACAACATACTAAACTACTGGCTGGTGGGATATTCTCTCGGCGGTAGAGTGGCGATGATGGCGGCCTGTCAGGCGATGCCGGGGCTTTGTGGCCTGGTGGTTGAAGGCGGTCATCCTGGATTGCAAAGCGACGCGGAACGCGACGCGCGCCGACGTTCTGACCATCACTGGGCGGAACGTTTTCGCCATGACGCGCTGGCTGACGTGTTTACTGACTGGTATCAGCAGCCGGTGTTTGCCTCGCTGGACGCGCAGCAACGAGAGGCTCTGGTTGTACTGCGTAGCCGGAATAACGGTGAAACGCTGGCGGCAATGCTGGAGGCCACCTCGCTGGCGGTCCAGCCCGATTTGCGCGATGCGCTCAACGCGCGCGCATTTCCGTTTTATTATTTATGTGGTGAACGTGACAGCAAATTCTGCGCCCTCGCGACGGAGTTAGCGGCGACCCGCCATGTGATTCGTAACGCCGGACACAACGCCCACCGGGAAAATCCCGCGGGCGTGGTGGCGTGTCTGGCTCAGATTCTGCGTCTCTGACTAAAGGACACACTATGATCTATCCTGATGAAACAATGCTTTATGCACCGGTAGAATGGCAAGATTGCTCCGAAGGCTACACCGACATTCGCTATGAGAAATCTACCGACGGTATTGCAAAAATCACCATTAATCGTCCGCAGGTGCGCAACGCATTCCGTCCTCTGACCGTCAAAGAGATGATCCAGGCGCTGGCGGATGCCCGCTACGACGATAACGTGGGCGTGATTATTCTGACTGGCGCAGGCGATAAAGCCTTCTGTGCCGGGGGCGACCAGAAGGTTCGCGGCGACTACGGCGGCTATCAGGATGACTCCGGCGTACATCACCTGAACGTGCTGGATTTCCAGCGCCAGATCCGTACCTGTCCGAAGCCGGTAGTGGCGATGGTGGCGGGTTACTCCATCGGCGGCGGCCATGTGCTGCATATGATGTGTGACCTGACGATCGCGGCGGAAAATGCCATCTTCGGCCAGACCGGCCCGAAAGTGGGCTCCTTTGACGGTGGTTGGGGAGCATCTTACATGGCGCGGATTGTTGGGCAGAAGAAAGCGCGTGAAATCTGGTTCCTGTGCCGTCAGTACGACGCCAAACAGGCGCTGGATATGGGCCTGGTCAACACTGTCGTTCCGCTGGCCGAACTGGAAAAAGAGACCGTGCGCTGGTGTCGTGAAATGCTGCAAAACAGCCCGATGGCGCTGCGTTGTCTGAAAGCTGCACTGAATGCTGACTGTGATGGCCAGGCCGGGCTGCAGGAACTGGCGGGTAACGCCACCATGCTGTTCTACATGACGGAAGAAGGTCAGGAAGGTCGTAACGCCTTCAACCAGAAACGTCAGCCTGATTTCAGCAAATTCAAACGGAATCCATAATGCGTAGCGCGCAGGTATACCGCTGGCAGATCCCCATGGACGCGGGGGTGGTTCTGCGCGACAGGCGGTTAAAAACGCGTGACGGACTGTATGTCCGGCTGTACGACGGCGAGCGTCAGGGATGGGGAGAGATCTCCCCCCTGCCGGGCTTCAGTCAGGAAACCTGGGAAGAGGCGCAGACTGCGCTGCTGGCCTGGGTTGACGGCTGGCTGCAGGGAGAAGATGCATTGCCGACAATGCCTTCTGTGGCTTTCGGCGTCAGCTGTGCGCGGGCGGAACTGGAAGATGCCTTGCCAGAGGAGGCGGATTATCGTGCCGCGCCGCTGTGTACCGGGGATCCCGACGATCTGGTGTTACAGCTGGCTGACATGCCTGGTGAAAAAGTGGCGAAGGTGAAGGTCGGGCTGTATGAAGCGGTTCGCGACGGCATGGTGGTCAATTTGCTGCTGGAAGCCATACCGGAACTGCAGTTACGGCTGGATGCTAACCGTGCCTGGACGCCGCTGAAGGCCCAGCAGTTCGCGAAGTATGTGAACCCGGACTACCGCAACCGCATCGCTTTCCTCGAAGAACCGTGCAAAACGCGTGATGACTCACGTGCCTTTAGCCGGGAAACCGGTATTGCCATCGCCTGGGACGAGAGTCTGCGTGAAGCGGATTTTGCCTTTGAGGCAGAAGAGGGCGTCCGTGCGGTGGTGATCAAACCGACGCTGACCGGTTCGCTGGAGAAAGTTCGCGAGCAGGTGCAGGCGGCGCATGCGCTGGGGCTGACGGCGGTGATCAGTTCGTCTATTGAGTCGAGCCTGGGCCTGACGCAACTGGCGCGCATTGCCGCATGGCTGACGCCAGATACCATTCCGGGACTGGATACGCTGAGTCTGATGCAGGCACAGCAGATTCGTCGCTGGCCGGGCAGCACGTTGCCGCTGATTAACGACGACGCACTGGAACGCCTGCGATGACCTTTCCTGACTGGCCGTGGCGTTACTGGCGGCAGGTTCAGGGAGATGCGCCAGCCTTACGCCTGAATGATGACGTACTGAGCTGGCGCGCACTCTGTAACCGGATCGATGCCCTGGCGAGCGGTTTTGCCGCACAGGGCGTCACCGAAGGCAGCGGTGTTATGCTGCGCGCATGGAATCATCCGCAGACCCTGCTGGCATGGCTGGCGCTGTTGCAGTGTGGGGCAAGGATCCTGCCGGTCAATCCACAGCTTCCCCAGTCCTTGCTGGCGACCCTGTTGCCCGATCTCACGTTGCAGTTTGCGCTGGACCTGGAGGGCGAAAATCCCTTTCCCTTTCTGGTCTCGCTGGATTGTCAGGACGCTGATGGCCAACATGCTGTCGACTGGCAACCGCAGCGTCTTAGCTCCATGACGCTGACCTCCGGTTCTACGGGGCTACCGAAAGCGGCGGTCCATACCTGTCTGGCGCACCTTGCCAGTGCTGAGGGTGTGCTGTCGCTAATACCGCTGGCAAAAGAGGATGACTGGCTGCTTTCTCTGCCGCTGTTTCATGTCTCCGGGCAGGGGATTCTGTGGCGCTGGTTAGTGGCCGGTGCGCGGATGACCGTACGGGATAAACAGCCTCTGGAACAGATGCTGGCCGGGTGTACTCATGCTTCGCTGGTGCCGACGCAACTCTGGCGACTGCTGGTAAACCAGACCCCGGTGGCGCTGAAAGCGGTTTTGCTGGGCGGTGCAGCGATTCCGGTAGCGTTAACCGAGCAGGCGCGCGCACAGGGTATTCGCTGCTGGTGCGGTTACGGCCTGACGGAATTTGCTTCGACGGTGTGTGCGAAAGAGGCGGATGGTCTGGCTGACGTCGGTACGCCCTTACCGGGACGCGAGGTCAGAATCGTGAATGACGAAGTCTGGCTGCGCGCGGCCAGTATGGCGGAAGGCTACTGGCGAAACGGTAAACTGGTTCCGCTGGTCAACGACGAAGGCTGGTTCGCCACACGCGATCGCGGTGGGCTGAATGATGGCAAACTGACCATCGTCGGGCGTCTGGATAATCTCTTTTTCAGTGGCGGAGAGGGTATTCAGCCGGAAGAGGTGGAACGGGTAATCGTGACTCATCCTCATGTGCTACAGGCATTTATCGTCCCGATCGAGGATGCTGAGTTTGGTCATCGTCCGGTGGCGGTGGTTGAATATGACGCTGATGTTTCACAGACCGATCTCAGTGATTGGGTGAAAGACAAACTGGCGCGCTTCCAGCAGCCGGTATGCTGGCTCTCTCTGCCCGCAGAACTGAAAAGTGGGGGGATCAAAATTTCCCGACGGGCAATTGTTGATTGGGTGAATGAAACATTAAGAAAACATTAATTTCACTTCGCAATTTTGCCAATTGATGCCCATTGCGACTTTGTTTATCTGCTACTGTGTAACGTTATGTGAACGACCCCGATAAGTAAAGGTAAGCAATGGAATGGCAGGTGAAGAAGTCATGCTATGACAAAACGTCAGGGAAGCATGCATTAGTGTTGAGTGATGCCGGCGGTTCACTGAAAATGATCGCTGAAGTTCAGTCTGACATTGTTGTGAATGCTGGTGACATCCTTTCCCCGCAGAAGGATGCCCTGTATTCCGTCAACCGTGATAATGGGCGGACGGTGAAGATTCTGGATGCCAGGAGCTATACCTGCGATGAGTGGGAGCGCCTGAAAACGATGCTGGTAAAAAAATGAATATCAGCCTGTTTTCCGCTGTGCGGGCAGAAAGATGAACATCAGTCCGGCCATGATACACGATACGCCCAGTAACGCTTTCAGGGAGAATGCGCCCTGCCAGCCGGGTAAGGTAATCGACGCCACCCACACCAGCACATAACTCAGACTGAGCAGCGCGTAAGCCTTGCTCAGCGCGAGGTAATGCAGCGCGTTATGCCAGCAGAAAACCGACAGCAAATAGCCCATTAAGCCCGCGAATAACGCGAGTGTACCGGTATGAACAGAGAACAACGCCGGGATAAACGTCTGCCACTGCGTCATCGACGGCAGGTTTGCCATCGCAAAGCCCAGACCCAGTTGCGCGACGGACGTGATGATCACGCTGCACAGTCCCCACAGTAACCCCATTACGCCGCGCTCCCCAGAATAAAAATACCGCAAATGATTAAAGCGATACCCAGCCAGTGACGAAGTGTCACTGGTTCGCGCCAGATTTTCCATGCCAGCAATGTGACCCAGACAAAATTCAGGCTGAGCATCGGATAAGCAATACCCACAGGAATGCTCTGCAATACCAGCAGCCACAGCACCATCGCCAGGCCGAGGCAGGCGAGTGCCAGCCCCAGCCACAGGGTAAGATGGCGTCTTCGCGTACTGGTTGGCACGCGGAGTGTCGCCTGCTTCTGGCATAACTGCCCCGCAACGCTGAGCAGGCTGGCCATCACTAAAACCAGCCAGATCATTTGGGATGATACTGAATCAGCACCAGACGCCCCTGGTTGTCTATTGTGTCGGCAGGCGGAATGGCAAGGCGGTTGATGTCTTCATCTTTCGCGATGGTGAGCACGAGCGTAATAATCCCCTCCTGACGGTGTTGGCTGAGCCAGTCCGCAAAATCGGCATAGGGAATGAACCGGCCTTTGGCATCGGGATAGTTAAGGCCATATTTCAGTTCACCTGTTTGTCCATACATTAAGATATCGTCCCGCTTCAGACTCCAGGCCAGACCGGCGGCGACCCCCACGCTATCGGTAAGAATGTAGCGGCTTGGCGCCAGGTTTTCTCGGGTCATCTCGACAAAAAACTGCGGCTGCTTGGATTCCATCACCCGATCGGGAACCGAAAAACCAAACAATAACGCCAGCGCCAGCGGGCACAGCGCGGCGTAAACCCAGCGTTTCCCCGTGTTACTCAGCGTATACCAGCCGAAAAAGGTCCACAGGGAAAAAATACCCAGCGAGCAGAAGACTTTGTATACCTCGATGTGCCCCCAGACCGGCGATTTCAGTGGCCCCCACGGCGAGACGATCAGCGTGGCGATGATCCCGACGACACCGAACAGAATATTGATCCAGCTATTGATGCGCAGCGCGGCATAGCCTTTTTCCGCAGCATTCAACCCATATCTTGCCATCAGTATCGCGAGCGGGGCGAAACAGGACAGGATATAAGTGGGTAATTTGCCTTTGGCGATACTGAAGAACACCAGCGGCATCACTACCCAACCGAGCAGATAGAGGGCGCCGCGCGACTCATCGCGCGCCTGCCAGCCGGTTTTTAATGCTCCCGGAAGCAGAGCAAGCCACGGCAGGCTGCCGGCGATCAGCACCGGCAGATAGTACCAGAACGGCGCTTTGTGCTGGGCGTCATCCATCGCGAAACGCTGGATATGTTCGACCCAGAAAAAGTAGTGCCAGAAATCGGGTTCACGCTGGGCGATCGCCAGCCCCCACGGCAGGATGACGGCGACACAACTGATGACCGCTAATCCGCCAAAGAGAAACAGGTCTTTCCAGCGTTTTTGCGCGGCGACCCACGGCAGGACACTGAGCACGGGTACGGCAAGCGCCAGAAAGCCCTTGGTCATGACGCCCATCCCGCAGGTCACGCCCAGCAGCAGGAATCCCACGCTTTTCCCGTGCCAGGTGGTGGCCTGCATCGCCAGCCAGAAACAGCACAGTCCCGCCATCAGCCAGAGCGCGATCAGCGGATCGAGTACCGCGTAAGTGCCGATACCGTAAACAATGAACAACGACAAGAAGATGATGACAGACAACAGCGCGGTACGCGTATCCCGCCATAAGCGCATGGCGAGCCATCCCACCAGCGCGGCGGTTACCAGCGTCGCAAAAATCGCGCCAGCGCGAACGCCGAAATTGTTCGCACCAAACAGCCATTGCCCGATGCTGTTGATCCAGTATCCGGCTATTGGTTTTTCAAAGTAACGCACGCCCAAAAAATGGGGGACGAGCCAGTCACCGGATGCCAGCATCTCGCGACTGATCTCGGCATAGCGCGTTTCATCAGGCTGCCACAGCAGGCGCAGGTTGATGGGGATGATGTACCAGAACGCGATAAGTGCGATCAGTATCTGATAATAACGGGTGTTCTTCATGGTATGACACTCATTGCTTGCTGGCAGCCTAACCATCCCTCTCTTCCCGCGATGTTACCGCGTACAATCGCTCCCGACGGTAAGGTATTGAGATCGGCAGGCAGCAGATCCCCAAGCGGACAGAAGGTGATGCCCGCCTCTGCGGCACGCTGGAGCAAATCCTCAAACTGGCTATGCCAGGCGCCGCCTTCGACTTCGGCATGGATGGTATACACAGGGGTACCGGTGTCCTGCTGCATCCGGGAGAGGATCCAGTCGTTGAAATCCTCTGCCTGAACCTCGCGGCCCACCGCTTCGTCCCACGTGGGCAGCGTGACCGGGATTTGCGGTGTTCCGGGCGAATCAGCCCCGAGAACCGGGCGGAAAGGCATCCTGCCCCGGCAATCGCTGTTGTAACGCAGAGGGAATGCCTCTTTGGCGAGAATCACACGCTGGTCAGCGCGCCAGCCTGCGACGGCGGAACAGGTTACCGGCTGACCGGTGATGGCCTCCAGGGCGGTTATCCCGTGTGAAATATCGGCGATCAGCTGCTGTTCGCTCCACTGAGGGCTCCGGGACTGCCAGGCATGGTGATCCCAGGCGTGCAGCCCCGTTTCATGCAGGCGCGCCGTTTCACGGATAATCTCCGCATTTGCGCGGCCGATTTCCTTCCCAGGCCAGGCGGTACCGGCCAGAAGAATATCCCAGCCGTAAAGGGAAACCGCGTTTGAACGCAGCATCTTCCACAGAAACTGGGGTTTGATCAGGCGCCAGAGATGGCGCCCCATGTTGTCTGGTCCGACACAGAAGAAAAAACTTGCCCGAATGTGGTATCGGCTCAATGACGCTAACAGGCGTGGCACACCGTCGCGGGTGCCACGGAAGGTATCGACATCAATTCGCAAGCCGACTTTTGTCATGATGAATGTTCCGTGAGATCCACACTGCGCAGGAAGAAATCCAGCGTCTCGTCGACCGTTTCGCGCATATCGATGGTCGGTTCCCAGTCCAGGCAACGTTTTGCATTACGGATGTTGGGCTTACGGTGCTCCACATCCTGATAGCCTTTGCCATAATAGCTGCTGCTTTCAACTACCCGTAACCCGGCAAACGGAGGGAAGTGATTGCGCAGTGGATGTTTGTCGAAACTCTCCAGCAGCATTTCCGCCAGTTCCTTGATGCTGGCTTCGTTTTCCGGGTTACCGATGTTGATAATTTCACCATCACAGCGGCCCCCAGCGTTTTCGATAATCCGGTATAACGCTTCGATGCCGTCACGGATATCCGTAAAGCAGCGCTTCTGTTTACCCCCTTCAATCAGCTTGATCGGCGATCCCTCGACCAGATTGAGGATCAACTGCGTAATGGCGCGCGAGCTACCAATTCGCGCGGAATTCAGGCTGTCCAGTCGCGGTCCCATCCAGTTGAACGGACGGAAGAGGGTAAAGCGCAGCCCTTCTTTTTCGCCGTATGCCCAAATGACGCGATCGAGAAGCTGTTTGGACACCGAATAAATCCAGCGCGGTTTGTTGACCGGCCCGACAATCAGATTCGAACTGTCCTCATCGAACACGTTGTCGGTACACATTCCGTAAACTTCGGAGGTTGACGGGAAAATAATGCGCTTACGGTATTTCACGCAGTAGCGAATGATTTTCAGGTTTTCTTCGAAATCCAGCTCAAAAACGCGCAGCGGGTTGCGGGTATACTCAATGGGGGTGGCAATGGCTACCAGCGGTAGCACCACGTCGCATTTTTTTACGTGATACTCGATCCATTCAGAATGAATGCTGATGTCGCCTTCCACAAAATGAAAACGCGGGTGGTTGAGGAAGCGACCAATTGCGTCGCTGCCGATGTCCAGACCATAGATTTCATAATGGTCCTCGCGTAACAGACGTTCGGTAAGATGGTTGCCAATGAAACCATTTACGCCGAGGATCAGCACGCGGGTGCGGCGTTTGCTGGCAGCCAGCGATGGGGTGTTTAAACGAGAACCCGCAACCAGACCGAGGATTTGTGCTAACTGCGCGCCTTGCACCGTGATGCCGTTGCCAGCCTGTCCTGTCACCACTTCCAGCGCGCCTTCGGAACAGGCGATCAACAGCGGGGAGACGGAGATGACAGTACCCGGTTGCGCGGTCTGGTTCTGAGCGTGGACGCGGGATGACCAGATGGTGAATTTCTGCGTACCGGAATAGCTAAACGCACCCGGCCAGGGCGCCGCCACCGCCCGCACCATGTTGTGCAGCGTCGTTGCCGGTCTGTTCCAGGTCAGGAAGCTGTCTTCGGGCGTGCGGCGACCAAAGTACGTCGCTTCGCTCTCGTTTTGTTGAACGTCGTGTGTCTCTTTTCGTTCGATGGCCGGTAATGCTTGTTCCAGCACCCGCCGTGCAGTCTGGCAAAGCTTATGATGTAACGTAAAGGCCGTGTCGTCAGACGAGATGGCGACGCGCTGTTGCGCGACAATAGCACCCGCATCGGCGCGTTTCACCATGCGATGCAGCGTCACGCCGGTTTCGCTTTCGCCATTCACCAGCACCCAGTTCAGCGGGGCGCGACCGCGATATTTCGGCAGTAGCGAACCGTGCAGATTGAACGCGCCTGCCGGTGCCAGCGCCAGAATCGCATCGCAAAGCAGATGGCGATAGTAGAAAGAGAAAATAACGTCGGGAGCGAGTTGACTGATGCGCTCGGCCCAGATCGGATGATTGACGTCATCGGGGGCATAGACCGGGATCCCTGCGTCAGCCGCCAGGCGAGAAACGGATCCAAAAAACGCGTTTTCTCCCGGATTATCCGCATGCGTAAAAATGGCGGCAATGTCATAGCCGGCGTCGAGCACGGCCTGAACGCCCAAACATCCCATATCGTGATACGCGAAGACGACGGCTTTCATTGTTGGTTTTCCTTTGTTGAATGCAGGCTTTCCGGATGAATAACTTGCTGGACGAAATAGCGGGGACGGGCGCGTACATCGTTGTAAATTCGACCGATATACTCGCCGAGTAATCCCATGCCGATGAACTGTGCGCCGATAAAGGTAAACAGAACGGCAAACAGCATGAATACCCCTTCTGCCGCCCATTGTGGCCCCAGCGTCAGGCGGAGGATGACGAGGAGAATCGACAGGGTAAAGCCGGTGACGGCAATGACGCTGCCCAGCAGGCTCAGCATGCGCAGAGGCGTTGTTGTCAGACAGGTCACCAGGTCGTACATCAGGTTAATCAGCCGCATAAAGCTGTATTTGGAGTCGCCAAATTCACGTTCAGCGTGATGAACGGGGATCTCCGTGGCGCGTCGGGCAAAGATATTCGCCAGAATCGGGATAAAGGTGCTGCGCTCATGGCAATGCAGCATGGCATCGATAATGTGACGGCGGTAAGCGCGAAGCATGCAGCCATAGTCACCCATCGCTTTGCCCGTGGTTCTCTGAATCAGATGGTTAATCATCTTCGAGGCTGTCTTGCGAAACAGACTGTCCTGACGATTCTGGCGCACGGTGCCGACCACGTCATATCCTTCGTCGGCTTTTGCCACCAGACGTGGGATCTCTTCCGGCGGGTTTTGCAGATCGGCATCGAGCGTAATAATCAGGTCGCCGGTGACGTGGCTGAATCCTGCCATGATGGCGGAATGCTGCCCGTAGTTGCGATTCAGTAAAATCGACACGACGTGGCTGCCTTGCGCTTCGGATGCGTCGATCAACAACTGTGCTGAGCTGTCGCTGCTGCCATCATCAATCAACAGGATCTCATAATCTTTTCCCAGACTCTCGCAGGCCGCGGTGGTTCGCCTGAGCAGTTCCGGCAGGCTTTCCTGTTCGTTGTAGACAGGGATCACCACCGATACTTTCGTAATCGGAAGGGCTTCAAACATGGTTATTTTCCTGCAATCTGGCGAAGGGCGGTAATAACGCGAGCGGTATCCGCTGGGGTCATATCGGGAAACAGCGGTAGCGAGCAAATACGCGCGCTGTTCCATTCGGTATTGGGGAGCGACAGGGCGTTGAAGCGTTCGCGGTAATATTTCTGCGTGTGTGCCGCGCGAAAATGCAAACCGGTGCCGATCCCCTGGGCTTTGAGCGCCTCCATCAGCCCGTCGCGACTGATGCCGCACCGCTCTTCGTCGGTGCGAATGATAAACAGATGCCAGGCATGAACGTGGGGCCACGACGGCAGACTCAGCGGCTGAAACGGAAGATCGGTCAGCGCGCGCTGGTACTCTTGAGTGATGGCGGCCCGTCGATGGTTGAATGTCTCAAGCTTATTCAACTGAACCAGGGCCATCGCCGCGTTAATGTCGGTCAGATTGTATTTGTACCCCGGCGTCAGAACCTCTGCCTGGGGCGCACGACCCCAGGTCTGGCGGTCATAGGCATCCACGCCGAGTCCGTGGAATTTCAGCATACGCAACTGCCGGGCGAGTTGATCATCATCGGTGACGATGAGTCCTCCCTCTGCGCAGGTGATATTCTTGATGGCATGAAAGGAGAAGATGGCGGTGCCCCGTGCTCCGACGTGGCGATCCTGATAATAAGTGCCGACCGCGTGCGCGGCGTCTTCAATAACGGCAATACCGTGACGTTCCGCGAGGGCGTAAATGGCATCCACATCGGCGGGGGCCCCCGCGTAATGGACGGGAATGATGGCTTTAGTGCGCGGGGTAATGGCGGCTTCAATGTGTTCAGCGGTGACCATCAGCGTGTCGCGGTCGACATCCACCATCACCGGGGTTGCCCCCAACAGCACAATCATGTTCAGTGTGGAAACCCAGGTCATTGACG
The DNA window shown above is from Citrobacter farmeri and carries:
- the arnC gene encoding undecaprenyl-phosphate 4-deoxy-4-formamido-L-arabinose transferase gives rise to the protein MFEALPITKVSVVIPVYNEQESLPELLRRTTAACESLGKDYEILLIDDGSSDSSAQLLIDASEAQGSHVVSILLNRNYGQHSAIMAGFSHVTGDLIITLDADLQNPPEEIPRLVAKADEGYDVVGTVRQNRQDSLFRKTASKMINHLIQRTTGKAMGDYGCMLRAYRRHIIDAMLHCHERSTFIPILANIFARRATEIPVHHAEREFGDSKYSFMRLINLMYDLVTCLTTTPLRMLSLLGSVIAVTGFTLSILLVILRLTLGPQWAAEGVFMLFAVLFTFIGAQFIGMGLLGEYIGRIYNDVRARPRYFVQQVIHPESLHSTKENQQ
- the arnB gene encoding UDP-4-amino-4-deoxy-L-arabinose aminotransferase; protein product: MSDFLPFSRPAVGTEELAAIKAVLDSGWITTGPKNQQLEEAFCQLTGNHHAIAVSSATAGMHIALMALGIGAGDEVITPSMTWVSTLNMIVLLGATPVMVDVDRDTLMVTAEHIEAAITPRTKAIIPVHYAGAPADVDAIYALAERHGIAVIEDAAHAVGTYYQDRHVGARGTAIFSFHAIKNITCAEGGLIVTDDDQLARQLRMLKFHGLGVDAYDRQTWGRAPQAEVLTPGYKYNLTDINAAMALVQLNKLETFNHRRAAITQEYQRALTDLPFQPLSLPSWPHVHAWHLFIIRTDEERCGISRDGLMEALKAQGIGTGLHFRAAHTQKYYRERFNALSLPNTEWNSARICSLPLFPDMTPADTARVITALRQIAGK